The nucleotide window CTGTGCCGATATAGTTGCCCTGGATTATGTTGTTACCCCATGGGCCGATTGCCACCGCACAGGAGTTGCCGGAAATCAGGTTCCGTGCCGCCGGTTGGGCTCCGCCGATGACGTTCATGCTCGCATAGGTGCTGATGGAAACTCCTGCAGTACGATTGCCCCATGCCGCGCTCCCTGTGGCGTCTGTACCGATGAAGCTTCCCTCGATACGATTCCCGCGGGCTCTTTCGCCGATGCACTCTATGCCGCGGTCAAGCCGGGATAGCACCAACCCGCGCAGCAAGTTGTTGGCACCGAGGACGAGGATGCATGAGCTTTCCGAAAGAGAGCCGTCCAGTACGACCTTGAGCGAGGCGTTGATCGGCTGGCCGAAGGGGTTGCTGTTTGGCGAAGCGCCTGATTGGGTGTAGCCGTCAATAACGGTGCCGCTGTCGGAGAGCTGAAGGGACTGCGTCAGGTAGATTGTACAGACGCCAGTGCTATCGCAGCCCGGGTCGGTGGGCGGAATGTTGAAGCGTATGGTATCCGGCCCGGGGTGGTCATTAGCATAGGCGAGTGCGAAACGCAGCGAGCCGATGCCCGAGTCGGCAGTGGTGGTCACCAGACATGGGGAGCCGACAACAATACGGCCGCCGATCACCGTGGCGATGGGCAGAACATGGCCGTAGATGTCGGCCAGCTGGACGTTCTCCATCAGCAACGCCGTCTGTCCAGTCGCCTGTGGGGAAAAGACCACCGTGGCAAGGGCTCCTGTTCCGTCCGGTCCCTGATTCACCCCAAAGGTGGCAGCTCCGAAGGTCAGTCTCCCAGGCCTGCTACCGTTGTCGATCTGGGGGCCCAAGGGGACTACCGTCCTGCCGGTGCTGCCGGGAAAAGGACCCACGGCAGCTGAAGTGGCGTGCACCACCTCCGAGGCATAGAGGAGGTCGAACTGGAACGCCCCCAGGTTTTGGACGTTGTCGACCACCACGTTGAGTGAGCAAGGCCGTCCGGTGAGCGCTGGAAGGTTCTCTGGGGATATCTTGAGTGTGGTCTGTCCCCACAAATTGGCAACGAGTGCCACAATGCACACCGCAAGTGCCAGGAGTGCAATCAATTGGTGGGAGGAGCCTTTCATGGGTTATCCTCTCCTTCAGGTTCTCTTCGCCTTGATCGGCCAAAGAAAAGCCGAGGGCGGCGTCGCCATGGCTGGTGAACGCCGCCCTCAGATTGAAGGCAAATTCAGCGCATCAGAATCATTTTCGTCGTCAGCCTGCGCCCGGCAGCGACGAGCTTGCAGAAGTAGAGCCCAGATGGAACGGGACGGCCTGCGTCATCGCAACCGTCCCAGGTGACCGTGTGGTCCCCCGGACTCTGCTCTCCGTCCAACAGCGTGCGAATCAATTCGCCCTTGACGTCGTACACCCGCAGCGTCACCGGCAGGCTCTTGCCTTGCTCTCCAGGTAGCTCGAAGCGGATGCTCGTCGTGGGATTGAAGGGGTTGGGGTAGTTCTGTTGGAGAACCATTTCCACTGGCAAAGCTGGGCTGGAGGCCACTGTGTAAGTGATTTCAGACACCGGCACCGGGCGCCCGTGCACATCGGCAAGCTGCACGTTCTCTATGCGCAGCTCCTCGGGCCGCTCAAGCTGAATGTGTGCCAGTGTGCCCGAACCTGTGGCTCCTGAAGGAGAGCCGTAGCTGAACGCACCGACCGTCACCCGCCGGCCCCCCTGCGCCACCTGGGGCCCCAGAGGGGTGACTACATTGCCGCCACCGTCTAGGAAGTTGCCGACCCCAAAAGAGCTCAGGTGCAGAGTTTGCGAAGCAACCAGGTCAAACTGGAATCCGGCGAGGTCAGTGGCGCCCACGGCATCGACCTCCCACGAGCGGCCGGGAGCGTCGACGCACTGGCGCACTGTCAGGCGCACGGGCGGAGGCGAGTCAATTGGCTCCATACGGGCAAGCCCTCCACCAGGCAGCGGCCTGTTCCACCAGGAGGCCACCAGTTGGATGTCGATGATGTCAACGTCCCCGTCGCCCTGGCCTTCATTGTCCACGTCGTATTGCGGATCATAGTTGGGGTCGCCGACTCGGGTGTTCCAATGGGCGCACACCAGTTGGATGTCGATGATATCGATGCGATTGTCGTTATTGACGTCGGCCCAGAAGCCCCTTCTCACGGTGATTTCCCCGTCGACCTCGCTGACCGGGATGACCACGCCGTCGATATCGCTCACCTGGACATTTCTGAGGTCAAGGCTCCTGCTTCCCTCACCGACACCCGTCCATGTGATGGTAGCCAAAGTGCCGGAGCCGCTCGGTCCAGCCTGGGTGCCAAAGGTGGCGGCGCCGAAGACCACCGTACCGGCGGTGGTGTCAATGGCCGGGCCAACCGGGATGACGGTGCGCCCCGTGCTGGCCAAGAATGAGCCGAGCTGTACGGGGGAGCCACCCCGCAACTGCACAATGGCCGGGTCGTAGCCTATCTCGAACTGGAAGCTGCCGATGTTGGTGACATTGTCGATGACCACATCCACCGCACCGGTGCGGTTCAGGTAGAGCTGTTTCTTGCCTGGCTCCATCCGCACAGTGACACCAGGCTCTGCCGCTCCGCTCTGATTGACGGTCACCTGACAGGGGCTGCCGCTTGCTCCGGGTGCGGTGACCGTGATGGTGCCGCTACGAGGCGTAGGGGAGGGGTTTGCGCTGTGAGCCACCACGATGGTGCCCTTGTTCGTACCGCT belongs to Calditrichota bacterium and includes:
- a CDS encoding T9SS type A sorting domain-containing protein: MKGSSHQLIALLALAVCIVALVANLWGQTTLKISPENLPALTGRPCSLNVVVDNVQNLGAFQFDLLYASEVVHATSAAVGPFPGSTGRTVVPLGPQIDNGSRPGRLTFGAATFGVNQGPDGTGALATVVFSPQATGQTALLMENVQLADIYGHVLPIATVIGGRIVVGSPCLVTTTADSGIGSLRFALAYANDHPGPDTIRFNIPPTDPGCDSTGVCTIYLTQSLQLSDSGTVIDGYTQSGASPNSNPFGQPINASLKVVLDGSLSESSCILVLGANNLLRGLVLSRLDRGIECIGERARGNRIEGSFIGTDATGSAAWGNRTAGVSISTYASMNVIGGAQPAARNLISGNSCAVAIGPWGNNIIQGNYIGTDATGLSPLGNTIGVRIVNVSQRNLIGGPEDGMQNLIAFNQTGILIDGSFGEAYYNTISRNSIHSNAGKGIGLMSGGNQNFPAPVITSVTPTQASGSSVPFATVELFSDAGGQGAVFEGTTAADGAGNWVLSKPGGFAGPYLTATATDPHGNTSEFSAPVATAVGPAWTAPLPTSFFLHPVHPNPLHTTTLIRYGLPRPAQVELAIYNTAGQRVRTLFHQYQAAGVHSLSWDGTDHRCEPVPSGVYFCCFRADEFSATRKIAVVR